The following proteins come from a genomic window of Pirellula staleyi DSM 6068:
- a CDS encoding chemotaxis protein CheX encodes MTVQTEDVIAITENVLKTMLNFEVAAIDAAPLEGTGEQLASQIAINGAWKGTVTVESTLGLAREMAGGMLGLESNDVTEVDLNDALAEITNMVGGNIKSLLTSPSYLSLPTMASTTTTESSTADAKVLVQKTFICRDELLRITLHEQ; translated from the coding sequence ATGACCGTTCAAACTGAAGACGTCATCGCAATTACCGAGAATGTCTTGAAGACGATGCTGAACTTTGAGGTTGCAGCGATTGACGCAGCACCTCTGGAGGGCACAGGTGAGCAACTTGCATCGCAGATCGCCATCAATGGCGCTTGGAAAGGGACCGTGACTGTCGAGTCGACGCTGGGGCTAGCCCGCGAAATGGCAGGTGGCATGCTTGGGCTCGAGAGCAACGACGTCACTGAAGTCGATCTGAACGATGCACTTGCTGAAATCACAAACATGGTGGGAGGGAACATCAAAAGCCTGCTCACCTCGCCATCTTATCTCTCGCTCCCCACGATGGCCTCAACAACTACCACGGAATCATCGACTGCAGATGCGAAAGTTCTCGTGCAAAAGACCTTCATCTGCCGCGACGAATTGCTCCGAATCACACTTCACGAGCAGTAA